A genomic window from Halorubrum trapanicum includes:
- a CDS encoding proline dehydrogenase family protein has product MIPPIARRFVAGESVPAALDHARAANEDGVAVILNLLGEHYDDVAGARADADAYLQLLDDIADSGLDACVSVKPSQIGMDVSVDLFEEHYREIVARAAELDAFVWCDMEDADTTDATLDAFESIAADYPWSVGQCVQSNLRRTADDLDRLVDLPGEIRLVKGAYDEPSSIAYTDKARVDEAYRDDLRFLFERRDRGIAVGSHDPEMISLADRLAREHGADYEVQMLMGVREDAQRDLAAQGVDVYQYAPYGDKWLSYFYRRVRERKENLTFAARAVLGR; this is encoded by the coding sequence ATGATCCCCCCGATCGCCCGGCGGTTCGTCGCCGGCGAGAGCGTTCCGGCGGCCCTCGACCACGCCCGCGCCGCGAACGAGGACGGCGTCGCGGTCATCCTGAACCTGCTCGGCGAGCATTACGACGACGTTGCGGGCGCCCGCGCGGACGCGGACGCCTACCTCCAACTGCTCGACGACATCGCCGACAGCGGCCTCGACGCCTGCGTCTCCGTGAAGCCCTCCCAGATCGGGATGGACGTCTCGGTGGACCTGTTCGAGGAGCACTACCGCGAGATCGTCGCGCGCGCCGCCGAGCTCGACGCGTTCGTCTGGTGCGACATGGAGGACGCCGACACCACCGACGCCACCCTCGACGCCTTCGAGTCCATCGCCGCCGACTACCCGTGGAGCGTCGGCCAGTGCGTCCAGTCGAACCTCAGGCGGACCGCGGACGACCTCGACCGCCTCGTCGACCTCCCGGGCGAGATCCGGCTCGTGAAGGGCGCGTACGACGAGCCGTCGTCGATCGCGTACACGGACAAGGCGCGCGTCGACGAGGCGTACCGCGACGACCTCCGCTTCCTCTTCGAGCGCCGCGACCGGGGGATCGCGGTCGGCAGCCACGACCCCGAGATGATCTCGTTGGCGGACCGGCTCGCGCGCGAGCACGGCGCCGACTACGAGGTCCAGATGCTGATGGGGGTCCGCGAGGACGCGCAGCGCGACCTCGCCGCGCAGGGGGTCGACGTGTACCAGTACGCGCCGTACGGCGACAAGTGGCTCTCGTACTTCTATCGGCGCGTCCGCGAGCGCAAGGAGAACCTGACGTTCGCGGCGCGTGCGGTGCTGGGGCGGTAG
- a CDS encoding CDP-2,3-bis-(O-geranylgeranyl)-sn-glycerol synthase, whose product MIGSLVATAFWAMLPAYVPNNAAVLAGGGRPIDGGREWRGARLLGDGKTWRGTAVGTLVGVLLALGLNRLSDPAGAALGADLPTFALPAAFALAFGAMCGDIGASFLKRRSGRERGAAFPGLDQLDFVVGALGLVFLVDADWALAVFTPRVLAVVLVMTPVLHVVTNVGAYALGLKDEPW is encoded by the coding sequence ATGATCGGTTCGCTCGTCGCGACCGCGTTCTGGGCGATGCTCCCGGCGTACGTCCCCAACAACGCCGCGGTGCTGGCCGGCGGCGGACGCCCCATCGACGGCGGGCGCGAGTGGCGCGGCGCGCGGCTGCTCGGCGACGGGAAGACGTGGCGCGGCACCGCGGTCGGGACCCTGGTCGGCGTCCTGCTCGCGCTCGGGCTCAATCGCCTCAGCGACCCCGCGGGCGCCGCGCTCGGCGCCGACCTGCCGACGTTCGCGCTCCCGGCGGCGTTCGCGCTCGCGTTCGGCGCGATGTGCGGCGACATCGGCGCCTCGTTCCTCAAGCGCCGGTCCGGGCGCGAGCGCGGCGCCGCGTTCCCCGGGCTCGACCAGCTGGACTTCGTCGTCGGCGCGCTGGGACTCGTCTTCCTCGTCGACGCCGACTGGGCGCTCGCGGTGTTCACGCCGCGCGTCCTCGCCGTCGTCCTCGTGATGACGCCCGTCCTCCACGTCGTCACGAACGTCGGCGCGTACGCGCTCGGGCTGAAGGACGAACCGTGGTGA
- a CDS encoding HVO_0416 family zinc finger protein, producing the protein MSSSAPSSDDDVFDEFLSDHGHETEIVDWERSYNKLQCPECGALHEEGSARCSVCDWRPN; encoded by the coding sequence ATGTCCAGTAGTGCACCCAGCTCGGACGACGACGTGTTCGACGAGTTCCTCTCCGACCACGGCCACGAGACAGAGATCGTCGACTGGGAGCGGTCCTATAACAAGCTCCAGTGTCCCGAGTGCGGTGCGCTCCACGAGGAAGGGTCCGCGCGGTGTTCCGTCTGCGACTGGCGGCCGAACTGA
- a CDS encoding UvrD-helicase domain-containing protein: MTDTTVTRLFGGPGSGKTTALLDRVEEILEAEDADVRDVLVVSYTRAAAAEIRERLAERLDVSPRSLQGNVSTMHAKAYELLDLSRGDVVGEDDKEAFCEEYGIEFEDQHGGAGRRTARSTTIGNKVIATSQWLQRTERDVADWYDVPFQWNVEEVRLPPEEDPNAQQGNKYTPTWPSDDDRIDIPETIRAWRAYKGDNDLVGFADMLERVAQRSLVPSVDYLIIDEFQDITTLQYNVFEEWRPHMDRVLIAGDDDQVVYAWQGADPDLLLDTDVDEDVVLPNSYRLPSEILNVVNAEIRHIDKRQEKDLHPRKEGGTVEAIESPSMIELVRNVRYTVEDDEGDIMCLFRARYQMFDFIDEFIDHGIPFTMLTDGRMWTDRVQDYVSAIEKAEADEPVTGLEARRLADMLQESAFGTHDREEFYDYLDDREEAADADDVSLIEIPADTLDEYIPFMPDTASADDMVRKVTSFQRKSMGAYFEGEYQGADPTRVRVGTIHSAKGREADHVFVATDLTEKVVEQMAASIDDPTDVDGVEEFTKATSPVPVLTDNERRVFYVGMSRARERLVIMESLIGGAPTLPISVLLFNELREEPAQELVEEVQAELAVPEPEP; encoded by the coding sequence ATGACTGATACCACGGTGACGCGGCTGTTCGGGGGCCCCGGGAGCGGGAAGACGACCGCGCTCCTAGACCGCGTCGAGGAGATCCTCGAGGCGGAGGACGCCGACGTCCGCGACGTACTCGTCGTTTCGTACACGCGCGCGGCCGCGGCGGAGATCCGCGAGCGGCTCGCCGAGCGCCTCGACGTCTCGCCGCGCAGCCTCCAGGGGAACGTGAGTACGATGCACGCGAAGGCGTACGAGCTGCTCGACCTCTCGCGGGGCGACGTGGTCGGCGAGGACGACAAGGAGGCGTTCTGCGAGGAGTACGGCATCGAGTTCGAGGACCAGCACGGCGGCGCCGGCCGCCGAACCGCGCGCTCGACGACCATCGGCAACAAGGTCATCGCCACCTCGCAGTGGCTCCAGCGCACCGAGCGCGACGTGGCCGACTGGTACGACGTCCCCTTCCAGTGGAACGTCGAGGAGGTCCGGCTCCCGCCGGAGGAGGACCCCAACGCCCAGCAGGGGAACAAGTACACGCCGACGTGGCCCTCCGACGACGACCGGATCGACATCCCCGAGACGATCCGTGCGTGGCGCGCGTACAAGGGCGACAACGACCTCGTCGGCTTCGCGGACATGCTCGAACGCGTCGCGCAGCGCTCGCTCGTCCCGAGCGTCGACTACCTGATCATCGACGAGTTCCAGGACATCACGACGCTCCAGTACAACGTCTTCGAGGAGTGGCGCCCGCACATGGACCGGGTGCTGATCGCCGGCGACGACGACCAGGTCGTCTACGCGTGGCAGGGCGCCGACCCCGACCTCCTCCTCGACACCGACGTCGACGAGGACGTCGTCCTCCCGAACTCCTACCGGCTCCCCTCGGAGATCCTCAACGTCGTCAACGCCGAGATCCGGCACATCGACAAGCGCCAGGAGAAGGACCTCCACCCGCGCAAGGAGGGCGGCACCGTCGAGGCGATCGAGTCGCCGTCGATGATCGAGCTGGTCCGGAACGTCCGGTACACCGTCGAGGACGACGAGGGCGACATCATGTGCCTGTTCCGGGCGCGCTACCAGATGTTCGACTTCATCGACGAGTTCATCGACCACGGCATCCCGTTCACGATGCTCACCGACGGGCGGATGTGGACCGACCGTGTTCAAGACTACGTGAGCGCGATCGAGAAGGCCGAGGCCGACGAGCCCGTCACCGGACTGGAGGCGCGGCGGCTCGCCGACATGCTCCAGGAGTCGGCGTTCGGCACCCACGACCGCGAGGAGTTCTACGACTACCTCGACGACCGCGAGGAGGCGGCCGACGCCGACGACGTCTCCCTGATCGAGATCCCGGCCGACACGCTCGACGAGTACATCCCGTTCATGCCGGACACCGCCAGCGCCGACGACATGGTGCGGAAGGTGACGAGCTTCCAGCGCAAGTCGATGGGCGCGTACTTCGAGGGCGAGTACCAGGGGGCCGACCCGACCCGCGTCCGCGTCGGCACCATCCACTCCGCGAAGGGCCGCGAGGCCGACCACGTGTTCGTCGCCACCGACCTCACGGAGAAGGTGGTCGAGCAGATGGCGGCCTCCATCGACGACCCGACCGACGTCGACGGCGTCGAGGAGTTCACGAAGGCGACGAGCCCCGTGCCCGTCCTCACCGACAACGAGCGCCGCGTCTTCTACGTCGGGATGTCCCGCGCCCGCGAGCGGCTCGTGATCATGGAGAGCCTCATCGGCGGCGCGCCGACGCTCCCGATCAGCGTCCTGCTGTTCAACGAGCTCCGCGAGGAGCCGGCCCAGGAGCTCGTCGAGGAGGTCCAGGCCGAGCTGGCGGTGCCCGAACCGGAGCCGTGA
- a CDS encoding Xaa-Pro peptidase family protein yields MSGEDATPEAAEGEAAPLRTDLRPIVEAVREADAAAFVAVGDRFDDDLRYLTRFSGPDRPYALVVSPDGESADRVGRAVCCAPALFREQAEREFVAAARDPAADSADDADSGPTGDADGEFHDGIAREVRTDRVGDHAGERAAAVVDDLTDGSDTDDPTVLAPASIPHDAAVYLERAGVDLASTDAVAAARERKTPAEVDRLRRVQRATVAGLARAEAVLAESEVVGAGDDEREADDRSGDGRRPPLRWDDEPLTTERLRREVNRVLTTRGVRDAGNTVIGAGPSAADLHYVGDDPIRPGETVLLDVSPRGPDGYYGDATRTFVVRGDGGWERRAYVAVEAAREAALDEVEPGVPAKTVHGEAAAELAAYGFDPNAAEGEAGFTHGTGHGVGVSLHEGPSLSGAGELRPGHVVTVEPGVYDPEIGGIRLEDLIVVTDDGYEILAEYPFGIVPEKRSDAR; encoded by the coding sequence GTGAGCGGAGAGGACGCGACGCCGGAAGCCGCCGAGGGAGAGGCCGCTCCCCTCCGGACCGATCTCCGACCGATCGTCGAGGCGGTCCGCGAGGCGGACGCGGCCGCGTTCGTCGCCGTCGGCGACCGCTTCGACGACGACCTGCGCTACCTGACGCGGTTTTCTGGACCCGACCGCCCCTACGCGCTGGTCGTCTCCCCGGACGGCGAGAGTGCCGACCGCGTCGGGCGCGCCGTCTGCTGTGCCCCCGCGCTCTTCCGCGAGCAGGCGGAGCGGGAGTTCGTCGCGGCCGCCCGCGATCCGGCCGCCGACTCGGCGGACGACGCCGACTCGGGACCGACCGGCGACGCCGACGGAGAGTTCCACGACGGGATCGCTCGCGAGGTCCGGACCGACCGCGTCGGCGACCACGCCGGCGAGCGCGCGGCCGCGGTCGTCGACGACCTGACCGACGGGAGCGACACGGACGACCCGACCGTCCTCGCGCCCGCCTCGATCCCCCACGACGCCGCGGTGTACCTCGAACGGGCGGGCGTCGATCTCGCGTCGACGGACGCGGTCGCGGCCGCCCGGGAGCGGAAGACGCCGGCGGAGGTCGACCGGCTCCGGCGCGTCCAGCGCGCGACGGTCGCCGGGCTCGCCCGCGCCGAGGCGGTGCTCGCCGAGAGCGAGGTCGTCGGAGCGGGGGACGACGAGCGCGAAGCGGACGACCGCTCCGGCGACGGCCGCCGCCCGCCGCTCCGCTGGGACGACGAACCCCTCACGACCGAGCGGCTCCGCCGCGAGGTGAACCGCGTCCTCACCACTCGCGGGGTCCGCGACGCCGGCAACACCGTGATCGGCGCCGGGCCGTCGGCGGCCGACCTCCACTACGTCGGCGACGACCCGATTCGACCCGGCGAGACGGTGCTGCTGGACGTCTCCCCGCGCGGCCCGGACGGCTACTACGGCGACGCGACGCGGACGTTCGTCGTACGCGGCGACGGCGGCTGGGAGCGCCGCGCGTACGTCGCGGTCGAGGCCGCCCGCGAGGCCGCGCTCGACGAGGTCGAACCGGGCGTCCCGGCGAAGACGGTCCACGGCGAGGCCGCCGCGGAGCTGGCCGCGTACGGCTTCGACCCGAACGCGGCCGAGGGCGAGGCCGGCTTCACGCACGGCACCGGCCACGGCGTCGGCGTGAGCCTCCACGAGGGGCCGTCGCTGTCGGGGGCGGGCGAGCTCCGCCCGGGGCACGTCGTGACGGTCGAGCCCGGCGTCTACGACCCCGAAATCGGGGGGATCAGGCTGGAAGACCTGATCGTCGTCACCGACGACGGGTACGAGATACTGGCCGAGTACCCGTTCGGAATTGTCCCGGAGAAGCGGTCGGACGCGCGCTGA
- a CDS encoding riboflavin synthase yields the protein MFTGIVEGTGAVRSRTETDDGLRLRIGVDGFDDLHHGQSISVSGVCLTVEEYGESSDGERDGDESGWFSVFLASETVAKTYLGDVREGDAVNVERAMPADGRFDGHVVQGHVDTVAEVTGIERVGEDWRFTFAIPEGHGDYLVDKGSVTLDGISLTVAEKREGEFDVAIIPTTYDLTTLSEKSVGDPVHLEVDVIAKYVENMLDGYA from the coding sequence ATGTTCACCGGCATCGTCGAGGGCACCGGCGCGGTCCGGTCGCGGACCGAGACCGACGACGGACTGCGGCTGCGGATCGGCGTCGACGGGTTCGACGACCTCCATCACGGCCAGTCGATCAGCGTGAGCGGCGTCTGCCTCACCGTCGAGGAGTACGGGGAGTCGAGCGACGGAGAGCGGGACGGCGACGAGTCCGGCTGGTTCTCTGTGTTCCTCGCGAGCGAGACGGTCGCGAAGACGTACCTCGGCGACGTGCGCGAGGGCGACGCGGTCAACGTCGAGCGCGCGATGCCCGCGGACGGGCGGTTCGACGGCCACGTCGTTCAGGGCCACGTCGACACCGTCGCCGAGGTGACGGGGATCGAGCGCGTCGGCGAAGACTGGCGGTTCACCTTCGCGATCCCCGAGGGGCACGGCGACTACCTCGTCGACAAGGGCTCCGTGACGCTCGACGGCATCTCGCTGACGGTCGCCGAGAAGCGCGAGGGGGAATTCGACGTCGCGATCATCCCGACCACCTACGACCTGACGACGCTCTCGGAGAAGTCGGTCGGCGACCCGGTCCACCTGGAGGTGGACGTGATCGCGAAGTACGTCGAGAACATGCTGGACGGGTACGCCTGA
- a CDS encoding phosphoglycerol geranylgeranyltransferase — MTNPWDDWDHVLKVDPDKDLRSGETFEDVCRTGTDAIEIGGTLDVTAEKMTRVVDAAAEYDVPLYQEPSNPGVVIDSPALDGYLIPTVFNAGGPFWITGAHKEWVRIDDLDWSRTHTEAYIVMNPEASVAQLTEADCDLTADDVGAYAKVAERMFGQEIVYVEYSGTFGDTEKVAAAHDALDDATLFYGGGIGDYESANEMAAHSDVIVVGDLLHDEGVDAVRETVKGAKDAHDD; from the coding sequence ATGACCAATCCGTGGGACGACTGGGACCACGTGCTGAAGGTCGACCCCGACAAGGACCTCCGGTCGGGCGAGACCTTCGAGGACGTCTGCCGGACCGGGACGGACGCGATCGAGATCGGCGGGACCCTCGACGTCACCGCGGAGAAGATGACGCGCGTCGTCGACGCCGCAGCGGAGTACGACGTGCCGCTGTATCAGGAGCCGTCGAACCCGGGCGTCGTGATCGACTCGCCGGCGCTCGACGGCTACCTGATCCCCACCGTGTTCAACGCCGGCGGCCCCTTCTGGATCACGGGCGCGCACAAGGAGTGGGTCCGGATCGACGACCTCGACTGGAGCCGGACCCACACCGAGGCGTACATCGTGATGAACCCCGAGGCGTCGGTCGCCCAGCTGACGGAGGCCGACTGCGACCTCACCGCCGACGACGTGGGGGCGTACGCCAAGGTGGCCGAGCGCATGTTCGGCCAGGAGATCGTCTACGTCGAGTACTCCGGCACGTTCGGGGACACCGAGAAGGTCGCGGCCGCCCACGACGCCTTGGACGACGCCACCCTCTTTTACGGCGGCGGGATCGGCGACTACGAGTCGGCCAACGAGATGGCCGCCCACAGCGACGTGATCGTCGTCGGCGACCTGCTCCACGACGAGGGCGTCGACGCCGTCCGCGAGACGGTGAAGGGCGCGAAGGACGCGCACGACGACTGA
- a CDS encoding tubulin/FtsZ family protein: protein MKAVLLGVGQAGGKLATALAEFDADAGYGAVLDALAVNTAAADLDPLPLETVLVGQSRVSGHGVGGDNELGAEVMDEDAVEVLDALAPKVTAEAEAILVVAGLGGGTGSGGAPVLVRELNRVYDVPVYAVGILPGRDEGTMYQVNAGRSLKTLVREADATILLDNDAWRSSGESMEGGYEAINASMAKRIGLILAAGEAVEGVGESVVDTSEVINTLRAGGMAAVGFASAPAAEDAEENVTTVTSAVRSAVMTGLSLPNATDADAALVAVAGDPDRISRKGAEKARKWLQEETGSMQVRGGDFPLDSERIAALVLLAGVERSQRVEAFLERARQAVRDEREEKPDPAAAFDNDEIDDLL, encoded by the coding sequence ATGAAGGCAGTCCTCCTCGGCGTCGGACAGGCGGGCGGCAAGCTGGCGACCGCCCTCGCGGAGTTCGACGCCGACGCCGGCTACGGCGCGGTCCTCGACGCGCTCGCCGTCAACACGGCCGCGGCCGACCTCGACCCGCTCCCGCTCGAAACGGTCCTCGTCGGGCAGTCGCGCGTCAGCGGCCACGGCGTCGGCGGCGACAACGAACTGGGCGCGGAAGTGATGGACGAGGACGCCGTCGAGGTGTTGGACGCGCTCGCGCCGAAGGTCACCGCGGAGGCCGAGGCGATACTCGTCGTCGCCGGCCTCGGCGGCGGGACGGGATCCGGCGGCGCGCCGGTCCTCGTCCGCGAGCTGAACCGCGTGTACGACGTCCCCGTCTACGCGGTCGGAATCCTCCCCGGCCGCGACGAGGGGACGATGTATCAGGTGAACGCCGGCCGCTCGCTGAAGACGCTGGTCCGCGAGGCGGACGCGACGATCCTGTTGGACAACGACGCGTGGCGCTCCTCGGGGGAGTCCATGGAGGGCGGCTACGAGGCGATCAACGCCTCGATGGCGAAGCGGATCGGGCTCATCCTGGCCGCCGGCGAGGCGGTCGAGGGCGTCGGTGAGTCCGTCGTCGACACGAGCGAGGTGATCAACACGCTCCGCGCGGGCGGGATGGCCGCGGTCGGGTTCGCGTCGGCGCCCGCGGCCGAGGACGCGGAGGAGAACGTCACCACGGTGACGAGCGCGGTCCGCAGCGCGGTGATGACCGGGCTCTCGCTACCGAATGCCACCGACGCCGATGCGGCCCTCGTCGCGGTCGCGGGCGATCCGGACCGGATCTCGCGGAAGGGCGCGGAGAAGGCCCGGAAGTGGCTTCAAGAGGAGACGGGGTCGATGCAGGTGCGCGGCGGGGACTTCCCGCTCGACTCCGAGCGGATCGCCGCCCTAGTCCTCCTCGCGGGCGTCGAGCGCTCGCAGCGGGTGGAGGCGTTCCTAGAGCGCGCCAGGCAGGCGGTCCGCGACGAGCGCGAGGAGAAGCCCGACCCGGCGGCCGCGTTCGACAACGACGAGATAGACGACCTGCTCTGA
- a CDS encoding DUF1515 family protein, whose amino-acid sequence MTDHAKGAEPSRTGTEAAPTGAEPEARARENEGNDPRDRIEARLSAVERAVTGSDARPADAASEAEATAERERLESRLDDLEERVAELESATQAVRGYAGAVRAVNREVERRADLALARATEAGRGSGRDGGGDGIGRGASDGGDRGAGDGTGRDGESAAPDRGARDGDGPDGAVPSESALDAALPDDRPTSGPRTGDSERAEDGGDGDDGAWATDALDRLRESL is encoded by the coding sequence ATGACCGACCACGCGAAGGGGGCCGAGCCGTCGAGAACGGGAACGGAGGCGGCGCCGACGGGGGCGGAACCCGAGGCGAGGGCGAGAGAGAACGAAGGGAACGATCCGAGGGATCGGATCGAGGCCCGGCTCAGCGCGGTCGAGCGCGCGGTGACCGGGAGCGACGCGCGCCCGGCGGACGCCGCCTCGGAGGCGGAGGCGACCGCCGAGCGCGAGCGGCTCGAATCGCGGCTCGACGACCTCGAGGAGCGCGTCGCGGAGCTGGAGTCGGCGACGCAGGCGGTCCGCGGCTACGCGGGGGCGGTCAGAGCCGTCAACCGCGAGGTCGAGCGGCGGGCCGACCTCGCGCTCGCGCGGGCGACCGAGGCCGGGCGAGGAAGCGGACGGGACGGCGGTGGCGACGGGATCGGTCGAGGCGCCAGCGACGGGGGAGATCGAGGCGCCGGCGACGGGACCGGTCGAGACGGCGAGAGCGCCGCGCCCGACCGAGGCGCGCGAGACGGGGACGGCCCCGACGGTGCGGTTCCGTCGGAGAGCGCTCTCGACGCCGCCCTGCCGGACGACCGGCCGACGTCCGGACCGCGTACCGGCGACAGCGAGCGCGCCGAGGACGGCGGAGACGGCGACGACGGCGCGTGGGCGACGGACGCGCTGGACCGGCTCCGGGAGTCGCTGTGA
- a CDS encoding ATPase, T2SS/T4P/T4SS family has protein sequence MNLGLSERIAGDDGETLIGRLPWVEDGGGRCRCEPAFREPVGTGVEDRVVLDVDADGCPGRGDLAASPDCLATVIAALTDRDADVIRTRHRGRERSYADRAADLLIAAGRFRERIGFHEERLVDRVARDPLGAAAEAAGRASPAKRIATETGLLSAAEELAGDADGAESDRDLNERLRAHVGPTAATARVAAAPPPGATLADRWTVSTGATVRLYEGDESLRTYHLTPPSADLDAESVATLAAARDRLLGDPRGGDRAPGRAVRAVADDVDPVADLTEVLRRHTHGYGAFEHVFADDRVSDATVTAPVAENPLRVVLDGERCRTNVRLPPEGAATLASRLRRASGRAFSRATPTLDATIESETGRVRVAAATAPASDGLSFTFRRGDPEAWTLARLVSVDTLTPAAAGLLSVAVERGVTGLVAGGRAAGKTTALGALLWELPSETRTIAVEDTPELPVDALADAGRDAQRLRVGDGAELAPADAVRTALRMGGGAMCVGEVRGEEAQALYEAMRVGAAGETVLGTIHGEDPAAVEERVVTDLGVARSSFAATDLIAVLDDHRVESIVEVGDRDDGVSFDPLFERTEQGLVATGRIDRGESRLIEDLAEASESYAAVREAVDRRSDRIRDAVRTGRTAPTRYAGGDR, from the coding sequence ATGAACCTCGGTCTCAGCGAGCGGATCGCCGGCGACGACGGCGAGACGCTTATCGGACGGCTTCCGTGGGTCGAAGACGGCGGCGGCAGGTGCCGGTGCGAACCGGCGTTCCGCGAGCCCGTGGGGACTGGCGTCGAGGACCGGGTCGTCCTCGATGTCGACGCCGACGGCTGCCCCGGACGCGGCGACCTCGCCGCGAGCCCGGACTGCCTCGCGACCGTTATCGCGGCGCTCACCGACCGGGACGCGGACGTGATAAGGACTCGACACCGCGGACGAGAGCGCTCCTACGCCGACCGGGCGGCCGACCTCCTGATCGCCGCGGGACGGTTCCGCGAGCGGATCGGCTTCCACGAAGAGCGGCTCGTCGATCGGGTCGCCCGCGATCCGCTCGGCGCGGCGGCGGAGGCGGCCGGACGCGCGAGTCCCGCGAAGCGGATCGCGACCGAGACGGGACTGCTGTCGGCCGCCGAGGAACTCGCGGGAGACGCGGACGGAGCGGAGAGCGACCGCGACCTGAACGAGCGGCTACGGGCGCACGTCGGGCCGACGGCCGCGACCGCGCGCGTCGCGGCCGCGCCGCCGCCGGGCGCGACGCTGGCCGACCGCTGGACGGTCTCGACCGGGGCGACCGTCCGGCTCTACGAGGGCGACGAATCCCTCAGGACGTATCACCTCACGCCGCCGAGCGCCGACCTGGACGCCGAGAGCGTGGCGACGCTGGCCGCCGCGCGGGACCGGCTGCTCGGCGATCCCCGCGGCGGCGACAGGGCGCCCGGACGAGCGGTGCGGGCCGTGGCGGACGACGTCGACCCGGTCGCGGACCTGACCGAGGTCCTGCGGCGGCACACGCACGGCTACGGCGCGTTCGAACACGTCTTCGCGGACGACCGCGTGAGCGACGCGACGGTGACGGCGCCGGTCGCGGAGAACCCCCTGCGAGTGGTCCTCGACGGCGAACGGTGTCGGACGAACGTGCGGCTTCCGCCTGAGGGAGCCGCCACGCTCGCGTCCAGGCTTCGACGGGCGAGCGGGCGGGCGTTCTCGCGGGCGACGCCGACGCTCGACGCGACGATCGAGTCCGAGACCGGACGGGTCAGGGTCGCCGCCGCCACGGCACCGGCGAGCGACGGCCTCTCGTTCACCTTCCGGCGCGGCGACCCGGAGGCGTGGACGCTCGCTCGGCTGGTGTCCGTCGACACGCTCACGCCCGCGGCGGCCGGCCTGTTGTCGGTCGCCGTCGAGCGCGGCGTGACCGGGCTCGTCGCGGGGGGTCGAGCGGCCGGGAAGACGACCGCGCTCGGGGCCCTGCTGTGGGAACTTCCCTCCGAAACGCGGACGATCGCGGTCGAGGACACGCCGGAACTCCCGGTGGACGCGCTCGCCGACGCCGGGCGGGACGCCCAGCGGCTCCGCGTCGGCGACGGCGCCGAGCTCGCGCCGGCGGACGCCGTGCGGACCGCGCTCCGCATGGGCGGCGGCGCGATGTGCGTCGGCGAGGTGCGCGGCGAGGAGGCGCAGGCGCTGTACGAGGCGATGCGGGTCGGGGCCGCCGGCGAGACGGTCCTCGGGACGATCCACGGCGAGGACCCGGCGGCCGTCGAAGAGCGCGTCGTCACCGACCTCGGGGTCGCCCGCTCGTCGTTCGCCGCGACCGACCTGATCGCGGTTCTCGACGACCACCGCGTCGAATCGATCGTGGAGGTCGGCGACCGCGACGACGGGGTGAGCTTCGATCCCCTCTTCGAGCGGACCGAACAGGGGCTCGTCGCGACGGGGCGGATCGACCGCGGCGAGAGCCGACTGATCGAGGACCTCGCGGAGGCGAGCGAGTCGTACGCCGCGGTTCGAGAGGCCGTCGACCGGCGGAGCGACCGAATCCGCGACGCGGTTCGAACGGGACGGACCGCGCCGACGCGGTACGCGGGAGGCGACCGATGA